One Dictyoglomus turgidum DSM 6724 DNA window includes the following coding sequences:
- the guaB gene encoding IMP dehydrogenase, translating into MNFDERFLGEALTFDDILLVPAYSEVTPREVSVDTYLTDRIHLNIPILSAAMDTVTEARMAIAIAREGGLGIIHRNMSIERQAEEVDKVKRSEHGMITDPIFLYPDQTVGEALSIMAKYHISGLPVVERDGKLVGIVTNRDLRFESDMNKKVSEIMTKDNLIVAQVGITIKDAQEILQRYKIEKLPIVDKDFKLKGLITIKDIQKMRQYPNAAKDKKGRLLAGAAIGVGDEAIRRAKALVEAEVDVIVIDTAHGHHKKVLETVKELKKLFSKEVVIVAGNVATAEGTKALIDAGADVVKVGIGPGSICTTRVVAGIGVPQFSAIWECAKEAQKHNVPIIADGGIKFSGDITKAIAAGAHAVMLGSLLAGTEESPGEIEIYQGRSFKVYRGMGSLSAMKEGSKDRYFQENSEKLVPEGIEGRVPYRGPVSEVLFQLVGGLKSGMGYCGVKNLEELRTKTKFIKITNAGLRESHPHDIIITREAPNYSISTWENH; encoded by the coding sequence ATGAACTTCGATGAAAGGTTTTTAGGAGAGGCTTTAACTTTCGACGATATATTATTAGTACCAGCATATAGTGAAGTGACTCCTAGAGAAGTAAGCGTAGATACTTATCTTACTGATAGAATTCATTTAAATATACCCATATTAAGTGCTGCTATGGATACCGTAACAGAAGCAAGAATGGCAATAGCTATAGCAAGAGAGGGTGGTCTTGGTATAATCCATAGAAATATGAGTATTGAGAGACAAGCGGAAGAAGTAGATAAGGTAAAAAGATCTGAACATGGTATGATCACAGATCCTATTTTCTTATACCCTGATCAAACAGTAGGTGAAGCTTTAAGTATAATGGCAAAATATCACATTTCGGGCCTTCCTGTGGTAGAAAGAGACGGGAAATTAGTAGGTATTGTGACAAACAGAGATTTGAGGTTTGAATCAGACATGAACAAAAAAGTATCTGAGATCATGACTAAAGACAACCTTATAGTAGCTCAGGTAGGAATAACCATAAAAGACGCCCAAGAGATACTTCAAAGATATAAAATTGAGAAACTTCCCATTGTAGATAAAGACTTCAAATTAAAGGGACTTATAACCATCAAAGACATACAAAAAATGAGACAATATCCTAATGCTGCAAAGGATAAAAAAGGTAGGCTTCTTGCAGGTGCAGCTATAGGTGTTGGAGATGAGGCTATAAGAAGAGCAAAAGCCCTTGTAGAGGCAGAAGTAGATGTAATCGTAATTGATACTGCTCATGGTCACCATAAGAAGGTGTTAGAAACGGTAAAGGAACTTAAGAAATTATTCTCAAAAGAGGTTGTCATTGTTGCTGGAAATGTGGCTACGGCAGAAGGTACGAAAGCTTTAATTGATGCAGGTGCAGATGTGGTCAAAGTAGGAATTGGGCCAGGATCTATATGTACCACAAGGGTAGTAGCAGGAATAGGAGTACCACAATTTTCTGCCATATGGGAATGTGCTAAGGAGGCCCAAAAACATAATGTACCTATTATTGCCGATGGAGGCATAAAATTTTCTGGAGACATTACCAAAGCTATAGCAGCAGGTGCTCATGCAGTAATGTTAGGAAGTCTACTTGCAGGAACCGAAGAAAGCCCTGGTGAAATAGAGATATATCAAGGAAGAAGTTTTAAGGTATATAGAGGAATGGGATCTTTATCAGCCATGAAAGAAGGAAGCAAAGACAGATATTTCCAAGAAAATTCAGAAAAATTAGTACCCGAAGGTATTGAGGGAAGAGTACCCTATAGAGGACCTGTATCGGAAGTACTATTTCAACTCGTTGGTGGATTAAAATCTGGGATGGGGTACTGTGGAGTTAAAAATCTTGAAGAACTAAGAACTAAGACAAAATTCATAAAGATTACCAATGCAGGATTAAGGGAAAGCCATCCTCACGACATAATAATCACAAGGGAGGCGCCTAATTATAGTATTTCCACATGGGAAAATCATTGA
- a CDS encoding TIGR04013 family B12-binding domain/radical SAM domain-containing protein: MKYKIVFYDVKENKYSINALLGALEKDFKNFEIGFVEKSQVDFWLENIEKDVFYIFCVSFFTTQFFETEALLKRIKEKIENVKIIAGGPHASGDPYSTLKIGADIVVVGEGEKIFPEIIKRIISGEDVKGIFKGESFVKLDDYFPFSLRFKRFGPIEISRGCPYGCYFCQTPRIFGGVMRHRSTEKILDIVKIMNKLNLKDIRFITPNAFAYGSLTGKDVNLRRLEELLYGIRNIIGDKGRIFFGSFPSEVRPEHVREEILELLKTYADNDNLVIGAQSGSQRILDLAHRGHTVEDVYRAVSLTLRYGLKANVDFIFGLPYEEERDIEETLKFIEELVKMGARVHAHTFMPLPGTPFAKFPPGKLEGMYKKIINRLLPKGVIFGNFREQEKVAWEIYNYFSLREE; this comes from the coding sequence ATGAAATACAAGATAGTATTTTACGATGTTAAAGAGAATAAATATAGTATAAATGCTCTGCTTGGAGCTTTAGAAAAAGACTTTAAAAATTTTGAGATAGGTTTTGTAGAAAAAAGCCAAGTTGATTTTTGGTTAGAAAATATAGAAAAGGATGTATTTTATATTTTTTGTGTATCCTTCTTTACTACTCAGTTTTTTGAAACAGAGGCTCTTTTAAAAAGGATAAAAGAAAAAATAGAAAATGTAAAAATTATTGCGGGAGGACCTCATGCCTCAGGCGATCCTTATAGTACACTTAAAATTGGAGCAGACATTGTAGTAGTGGGAGAAGGAGAGAAGATCTTCCCCGAGATTATTAAAAGAATTATTTCTGGGGAAGATGTTAAAGGAATTTTTAAAGGAGAATCTTTTGTCAAGCTTGATGATTATTTTCCTTTCTCTCTAAGATTTAAAAGGTTTGGCCCTATTGAAATAAGCAGAGGATGTCCTTATGGATGTTATTTTTGTCAAACTCCAAGAATTTTTGGGGGAGTTATGAGGCATAGGAGTACGGAAAAAATTTTAGATATCGTTAAAATAATGAATAAGCTTAATTTGAAAGACATAAGATTTATAACCCCTAATGCTTTTGCTTACGGTTCTCTTACAGGAAAAGATGTTAATTTAAGAAGGCTTGAAGAGTTACTTTATGGAATAAGAAATATAATTGGAGATAAGGGAAGAATATTTTTTGGATCTTTTCCTTCGGAGGTAAGGCCCGAACATGTTAGAGAAGAAATTTTGGAGCTTCTTAAAACCTATGCTGATAATGATAATTTAGTAATAGGAGCCCAATCTGGAAGTCAGAGGATTCTTGATTTAGCTCACAGAGGACATACTGTTGAGGATGTTTATAGAGCTGTTAGTTTAACTTTAAGATATGGTTTAAAAGCTAATGTGGATTTTATTTTTGGGCTTCCTTATGAAGAAGAAAGAGATATTGAAGAAACTTTAAAATTTATAGAAGAATTAGTAAAAATGGGAGCAAGAGTGCATGCTCATACCTTTATGCCTCTACCAGGAACTCCTTTTGCTAAATTTCCTCCAGGTAAGCTTGAAGGAATGTATAAAAAAATTATAAACAGGCTACTTCCTAAGGGAGTTATCTTTGGTAATTTTAGAGAACAAGAAAAAGTAGCTTGGGAAATTTACAATTATTTTTCTTTAAGGGAAGAGTAA
- a CDS encoding DMT family transporter: MLKNKTEKEKAYIFLIIGITAMASASLIIRLTSAPPIIIASYRLLIASLILLLLNRKTLKLPKNLPILLIAGLSLGMHFYSWISSLFLTTVANAVVLVNTSPIFISLLSYIFEKKKPTRSFFLSLFFILLGIVLITNNKISLKFGKGELLAILGAITFAIYLYTGRYLSPNLSVSSYITLVYFTGGIILLVFAILTKTPLIVYPLKIYFNVFLLALIPQLIGHTSANYAIRILSTNATSIILIGETVIATLLALVFLKEKITLLQTLGMLLIIIGIIYSSLKEK, encoded by the coding sequence ATGCTGAAAAACAAGACAGAAAAAGAAAAAGCCTATATATTTCTTATAATTGGCATAACAGCTATGGCTTCAGCTTCTTTAATAATAAGACTCACCTCTGCTCCACCTATAATCATAGCCTCCTATAGGTTACTTATTGCATCTTTAATTCTACTTTTATTAAACAGAAAAACCTTAAAATTGCCTAAAAATCTCCCTATATTACTTATTGCAGGACTTTCCTTAGGTATGCATTTCTACTCATGGATTTCTTCCCTTTTCTTGACCACTGTTGCTAATGCAGTAGTCCTTGTAAATACAAGTCCCATTTTTATCTCTCTTCTTTCTTATATATTTGAGAAGAAAAAACCTACAAGAAGTTTTTTTCTTTCTTTATTTTTTATACTTCTGGGTATAGTTTTAATAACTAATAACAAAATCTCTTTAAAATTTGGAAAGGGAGAACTACTTGCTATATTAGGAGCTATTACTTTTGCCATCTATCTTTATACGGGAAGGTATTTATCTCCCAATTTAAGTGTGTCTTCATATATCACATTAGTCTATTTCACAGGAGGGATAATCCTTTTAGTATTTGCAATTCTAACAAAAACACCTCTTATAGTGTACCCTCTCAAAATATACTTCAATGTTTTTCTACTTGCACTAATTCCTCAACTTATAGGACATACATCAGCAAACTATGCTATAAGAATTCTTTCTACTAATGCAACTTCCATCATATTAATAGGTGAAACAGTTATAGCTACACTCCTTGCTTTAGTCTTTCTTAAAGAAAAAATAACCCTCCTCCAAACCTTAGGAATGCTTCTTATTATTATTGGAATCATTTACTCTTCCCTTAAAGAAAAATAA
- the nadC gene encoding carboxylating nicotinate-nucleotide diphosphorylase produces the protein MRLIPYLHLRKIVEEALKEDIGFGDITTESTIPEDMISRAVIIAKEEGILAGLPVAEEVFKLLDSKIEFKEFKKDGDEIKKGDVILEIKGKTKTILMGERTALNFLQRLSGIATYTKKCVDVVKPYGVKILDTRKTTPTLRIFEKYAVKIGGGENHRFGLYDMVLIKDNHIRAVGSIKEAIERVRERVSHVYKIEVEVTNLEELKEALESKADIVLLDNMDYDTLKEAVSIAKGKVMIEVSGNISLEDLEKIARLGVNFISIGKLTHSYKSLDLSLELL, from the coding sequence GTGAGGTTAATTCCTTACCTTCATTTAAGAAAAATTGTTGAAGAAGCATTAAAAGAAGATATAGGCTTTGGAGATATTACTACAGAAAGCACTATCCCTGAAGATATGATTTCAAGAGCAGTAATTATAGCAAAGGAGGAAGGAATACTTGCAGGTTTACCCGTAGCAGAAGAGGTTTTTAAACTCCTTGATAGTAAAATAGAATTTAAAGAATTTAAAAAGGATGGAGATGAAATCAAAAAGGGAGATGTAATTTTAGAGATAAAAGGAAAAACAAAAACAATTCTGATGGGAGAAAGAACTGCTCTAAATTTTCTTCAAAGGCTTTCAGGTATAGCAACCTATACAAAGAAATGTGTGGATGTTGTAAAGCCTTATGGGGTCAAGATTTTAGATACAAGAAAAACTACTCCAACTTTGCGTATTTTTGAAAAATATGCAGTAAAAATAGGTGGTGGCGAAAATCACCGATTTGGACTTTATGACATGGTCCTAATAAAGGATAATCATATAAGAGCTGTTGGAAGCATAAAAGAGGCGATAGAAAGAGTAAGAGAAAGAGTATCTCATGTTTACAAAATAGAAGTAGAAGTGACTAACTTAGAAGAACTAAAGGAGGCTCTTGAAAGTAAAGCTGATATTGTGCTTTTAGATAATATGGACTATGATACTCTTAAAGAGGCAGTAAGTATAGCAAAGGGAAAAGTAATGATTGAGGTTTCTGGAAATATCTCCTTAGAGGATTTGGAAAAGATTGCCAGATTAGGTGTAAACTTTATATCAATAGGAAAACTTACCCACTCTTACAAAAGTTTAGACTTAAGCTTAGAACTACTCTAA
- the nadB gene encoding L-aspartate oxidase, translated as MIERFILPFSEKDFEKEYDLIIVGSGIAGLISAYYAPENFKIALFSKDRLEESNTYYAQGGIAVALNPEDSPELHYKDTLSAGADFNEEKIVKIVVQEGIERVKDLIKLGVNFDKIDGLAFTKEAAHSKRRIIHAQGDATGYEVARTLINIVKDRKNTNIYEHYVLIDLLTYEDEVYGGVFFDTKERKIRIFTSKYIILATGGAGQLYLHTTNPLTATGDGIAIAFRAGARIMDLEFFQFHPTSLDVASPQRFLISEAVRGEGAYLLNAFGERFMLNYHPLAELAPRDVVTRAIFFEMLETQDRIYLDLRPIGEKKIKERFPNIYKKCMEHGIDITKELVPVSPAAHYFMGGIETDEYGRTNLKNLYACGETACTGLHGANRLASNSLLEGLVFGKRCIDAILNEDPAKNHSIPKHQNNLLNISLNEVNQGIKILKKILWDKVGIIRNETELKDAENIIDNLIEKLHNSFILDRSFVELKNMLLISKFMINSALIRKESRGAHFRIDYPKSKEEWKKHIIWEREKEVIFCEVNSLPSFKKNC; from the coding sequence ATGATAGAAAGGTTTATATTGCCTTTTTCTGAGAAAGATTTTGAAAAAGAATACGATTTAATAATAGTAGGTAGCGGTATAGCAGGACTTATATCAGCATATTATGCTCCTGAAAATTTCAAAATAGCCCTATTTTCTAAAGATAGATTAGAAGAAAGTAATACGTACTATGCTCAAGGTGGAATTGCTGTAGCTCTAAATCCTGAAGACTCTCCAGAACTCCACTATAAGGATACTTTAAGTGCAGGAGCAGACTTTAACGAAGAAAAAATTGTAAAAATAGTAGTACAAGAAGGCATAGAGAGAGTAAAAGACCTTATTAAATTAGGGGTAAATTTTGATAAAATTGATGGTCTCGCCTTTACAAAAGAAGCTGCCCATAGCAAGAGAAGAATAATTCATGCCCAAGGAGATGCCACAGGATATGAAGTAGCAAGAACCCTTATAAACATTGTAAAAGACAGAAAGAATACGAATATCTACGAGCACTACGTGTTGATAGATCTATTAACCTATGAAGATGAGGTATATGGGGGCGTTTTTTTCGACACAAAAGAAAGGAAAATTAGAATATTTACTTCAAAATACATTATATTAGCCACAGGTGGTGCAGGTCAACTATATCTACATACTACAAATCCTCTCACTGCAACAGGGGATGGCATTGCAATCGCGTTTAGGGCTGGTGCAAGAATAATGGATCTTGAATTCTTTCAATTTCATCCCACCTCTCTTGATGTGGCTTCTCCACAAAGATTTCTCATCTCTGAAGCAGTAAGAGGTGAAGGAGCCTATCTTTTAAATGCCTTTGGAGAAAGATTTATGTTAAACTATCACCCCCTCGCGGAACTTGCCCCAAGAGATGTAGTGACAAGGGCAATATTTTTCGAAATGTTAGAAACTCAAGATAGAATATATTTGGATCTTAGACCCATTGGGGAGAAAAAGATAAAAGAAAGATTTCCCAATATTTACAAAAAATGTATGGAACACGGCATAGATATTACTAAGGAATTAGTACCAGTTTCCCCTGCTGCTCATTATTTTATGGGAGGAATTGAAACCGACGAATATGGAAGGACAAATTTAAAAAATCTCTATGCATGTGGAGAGACTGCATGTACAGGACTGCATGGTGCTAATAGATTAGCAAGTAATTCCCTCTTAGAGGGACTTGTCTTTGGTAAAAGATGTATTGATGCCATATTGAATGAAGATCCAGCTAAGAATCACTCTATTCCAAAACATCAAAATAACCTCCTGAATATTTCTCTTAACGAGGTAAATCAAGGAATAAAAATTCTTAAAAAAATCCTTTGGGATAAAGTAGGAATTATAAGGAATGAAACAGAATTAAAAGATGCAGAAAATATTATTGATAACTTAATTGAAAAACTGCATAATTCCTTTATTCTAGATAGATCCTTTGTGGAACTTAAAAATATGCTTTTAATATCCAAATTTATGATAAATTCTGCTTTAATAAGAAAGGAAAGTCGTGGAGCACATTTTAGAATAGATTATCCAAAATCTAAGGAAGAATGGAAAAAACATATAATCTGGGAAAGAGAAAAAGAGGTGATATTTTGTGAGGTTAATTCCTTACCTTCATTTAAGAAAAATTGTTGA
- the nadA gene encoding quinolinate synthase NadA, with amino-acid sequence MTIQEKIQKLKKEKNAIILAHNYQLPEVQDIADFVGDSLELARISAQVKEEVIIFCGVHFMAETASILAPDKKVILPDLFAGCPLANTITPREVKELKEKYPNYAVVAYVNTSAEVKAESDYICTSANATFIVEKIPEEKVIFIPDRNLGYYVSKHTKKEIIIWNGFCPTHQRILPQDIIALKEKYKDAKVVVHPECRKEVLDLADKIASTSGIIKFVKEDNGKRYIIGTEVGLLHRLRKENPEKEFYLASPLAICPNMKKITLDKILTSLENLEPEVKVEESTREKAIKPIERMLSL; translated from the coding sequence ATGACTATACAAGAGAAGATACAAAAACTAAAAAAGGAAAAGAATGCTATAATTTTAGCTCATAATTATCAGCTTCCAGAAGTTCAAGATATAGCAGACTTTGTAGGAGACTCCTTAGAGCTTGCAAGAATTTCCGCCCAAGTAAAGGAAGAAGTCATCATATTTTGTGGCGTGCATTTTATGGCTGAAACAGCCTCTATCCTTGCTCCGGACAAAAAAGTTATACTTCCCGATCTTTTTGCGGGTTGTCCCCTTGCCAATACTATTACTCCGAGAGAAGTCAAGGAACTAAAAGAAAAGTACCCTAATTATGCAGTAGTAGCATATGTAAATACATCAGCAGAAGTAAAAGCAGAAAGTGATTACATTTGCACCTCTGCTAATGCCACCTTCATAGTAGAGAAAATTCCAGAAGAAAAAGTTATTTTTATACCTGACAGAAATTTAGGATATTATGTTAGCAAACATACTAAAAAGGAGATAATCATATGGAATGGCTTTTGCCCAACCCATCAAAGAATACTTCCTCAAGACATTATTGCCCTTAAAGAAAAATATAAAGACGCTAAAGTAGTAGTTCATCCAGAGTGTAGAAAAGAAGTCTTAGATCTCGCAGACAAAATTGCAAGTACCAGTGGGATAATTAAATTTGTAAAAGAAGATAACGGAAAACGCTATATTATAGGAACAGAAGTTGGACTTTTACACCGCTTAAGAAAAGAAAACCCTGAAAAGGAATTTTACCTTGCATCCCCCCTTGCAATATGTCCCAATATGAAAAAAATCACTCTTGATAAAATATTAACGAGTCTTGAGAATTTAGAGCCAGAGGTTAAAGTAGAAGAGTCTACCCGAGAGAAAGCTATAAAACCCATAGAAAGAATGCTTAGTTTATGA
- a CDS encoding LapA family protein: protein MSTIIIVLLIGVIIALLLSFQNQALITIYFLNWSFQEKIFTVLFLTFASGVILAFISVLPTIIKDKRTIAKLNKKIKELEKSINKENIPEQSSEK, encoded by the coding sequence ATGAGTACTATAATAATAGTACTCCTTATAGGAGTAATTATTGCTCTTTTACTTTCCTTTCAAAATCAAGCTCTAATAACCATTTATTTTCTAAATTGGTCCTTTCAAGAAAAAATATTTACTGTTTTATTTTTAACCTTTGCTTCTGGTGTAATTCTTGCTTTTATAAGCGTACTGCCAACTATCATCAAAGATAAAAGAACTATAGCAAAGTTAAACAAAAAAATAAAAGAGTTAGAAAAAAGTATCAATAAGGAGAATATACCTGAGCAGAGTAGTGAGAAATAA
- a CDS encoding phosphate propanoyltransferase — protein MKEVKVPIGVSARHVHLSQDDLERLFGKNYELHPLKPLSQPGQFAAEEEVELIGPKRSLKVRILGPVRKNTQVELALTDVIYLGLPTIPPVRDSGDIEGTPGIKMRGPLGEIEIPQGVIIAWRHIHTPENIAQELGLVDKQLVKVKVEGVRAITFENVLIRISNKFAWEFHIDTDEANAAMVKTGDKAIVIFEPVKIPQIT, from the coding sequence ATGAAGGAGGTAAAAGTACCAATAGGTGTGTCTGCACGCCATGTCCACCTCTCTCAGGATGATCTGGAGAGGTTATTTGGAAAGAATTATGAACTACACCCCTTGAAGCCATTGTCTCAGCCAGGTCAATTTGCAGCAGAAGAAGAGGTAGAACTAATTGGACCTAAGAGATCTCTCAAAGTAAGAATTCTTGGCCCAGTAAGAAAAAATACCCAAGTAGAATTAGCATTAACTGATGTAATTTATCTTGGGCTTCCCACAATCCCTCCAGTAAGAGACTCCGGAGATATTGAGGGGACTCCAGGAATAAAAATGAGAGGACCCTTAGGAGAGATTGAAATACCTCAGGGAGTTATTATTGCTTGGAGACATATTCATACGCCAGAAAATATAGCACAAGAATTAGGGCTTGTAGACAAACAATTAGTAAAAGTTAAAGTAGAAGGAGTAAGAGCGATTACTTTTGAAAATGTCTTAATAAGGATAAGCAATAAATTTGCTTGGGAATTCCATATTGATACCGACGAAGCAAATGCGGCAATGGTGAAGACAGGTGATAAGGCAATAGTAATTTTTGAACCAGTCAAAATACCACAAATAACTTAA